One region of Budorcas taxicolor isolate Tak-1 chromosome 3, Takin1.1, whole genome shotgun sequence genomic DNA includes:
- the LOC128044947 gene encoding fatty acid CoA ligase Acsl3, with amino-acid sequence MNNHGSSKPSSMKLKHTINPILLYFIQFIISLYTILTYIPYYFLSESRQEKSNRTKAKPVNSTPDSAYRSVNSLDGLASVLYPGCDTLDKVFMHAKNKFKDKRLLGTREILNEEDEVQPNGKVFKKVILGSYNWLSYEDVFVRAFNFGNGLQMLGQKPKTNIAIFCETRAEWMVAAQACFMYNFQLVTLYATLGGPAIVHGLNETEVTNIITSKELLQTKLKDIVSLVPRLRHIITVDGKPPTWSEFPKGVIVHTMAAVQALGAKASVENKPLSKPAPSDIAVIMYTSGSTGIPKGVMISHSNIIAGITGMAERIPELGEKDVYIGYLPLAHVLELSAELVCLSHGCRIGYSSPQTLADQSSKIKKGSKGDTSMLKPTLMAAVPEIMDRIYKNVMNKVNEMSSFQRNLFILAYNYKMEQISKGHSTPLCDSFIFRKVRGLLGGNIRLLLCGGAPLSATTQRFMNICFCCPVGQGYGLTESCGAGTITEVWDYNTGRVGAPLVCCEIKLKNWEEGGYFNTDKPHPRGEILIGGQNVTMGYYKNEAKTKADFFEDENGQRWLCTGDIGEFDPDGCLKIIDRKKDLVKLQAGEYVSLGKVEAALKNLPLIDNICAYANSYHSYVIGFVVPNQKELTELARKKGLNGTWEELCNSSEMENEVLKVLSEAAISASLEKFEIPVKIRLSPEPWTPETGLVTDAFKLKRKELKTHYQADIERMYGRK; translated from the coding sequence ATGAATAACCACGGGTCTTCAAAACCGTCTTCCATGAAGCTGAAGCACACCATCAACCCCATTCTTTTGTATTTCATACAGTTCATAATATCACTTTATACTATTTTAACATACATTCCATATTATTTTTTGTCTGAGTCAAGACAAGAAAAATCAAACCGAACTAAAGCAAAGCCTGTAAATTCAACACCTGACTCTGCATACAGATCTGTTAACAGTTTGGATGGTTTGGCCTCCGTATTATACCCTGGATGTGATACACTCGATAAAGTTTTCATGCATGCAAAAAACAAATTCAAGGACAAAAGACTCTTGGGAACACGTGAAATCCTAAATGAGGAAGATGAAGTGCAACCGaatggaaaagtttttaaaaaggttatTCTTGGAAGCTATAATTGGCTTTCCTACGAAGATGTCTTTGTGAGAGCCTTTAATTTTGGGAATGGCTTACAGATGCTGGGTCAGAAGCCGAAGACCAACATCGCCATCTTCTGTGAAACCAGGGCTGAGTGGATGGTCGCTGCACAGGCCTGCTTCATGTATAATTTTCAGCTTGTTACGCTGTATGCTACTCTAGGCGGTCCAGCAATTGTTCATGGATTAAATGAAACAGAGGTGACCAACATCATTACTAGTAAAGAACTCTTGCAGACAAAGTTGAAGGACATCGTTTCTCTGGTCCCTCGCCTGCGGCACATCATCACTGTAGATGGAAAGCCGCCGACCTGGTCTGAGTTCCCTAAGGGCGTCATCGTGCATACCATGGCCGCCGTGCAGGCTCTGGGAGCCAAGGCCAGTGTGGAAAACAAACCCCTCAGCAAACCAGCGCCCTCAGATATTGCAGTGATCATGTACACAAGCGGATCCACAGGAATCCCCAAGGGGGTCATGATCTCTCATAGCAACATCATTGCTGGGATCACTGGGATGGCAGAGAGGATTCCGGAACTTGGGGAGAAAGATGTTTACATTGGATATTTGCCTCTGGCCCACGTCTTAGAATTAAGTGCTGAGCTTGTCTGTCTCTCCCATGGATGCCGCATCGGCTACTCTTCACCGCAGACTTTAGCAGATcagtcttcaaaaataaaaaaaggaagcaaaggagATACATCCATGTTGAAACCAACACTGATGGCAGCTGTCCCGGAAATCATGGATCGAATCTACAAAAATGTCATGAATAAAGTGAATGAAATGAGCAGTTTTCAACGCAATCTGTTTATTCTGGCCTATAATTACAAAATGGAACAGATTTCAAAAGGGCACAGTACTCCGCTGTGTGATAGCTTTATTTTCCGGAAAGTTCGAGGCTTGCTAGGTGGAAATATTCGACTTCTGTTGTGTGGAGGTGCTCCACTTTCTGCAACCACACAGCGATTCATGAACATCTGTTTTTGCTGTCCTGTTGGTCAGGGGTATGGACTCACTGAATCTTGTGGGGCTGGAACAATTACAGAAGTGTGGGACTACAATACTGGCAGAGTGGGAGCACCATTAGTTTGCTGTGAAATCAAATTAAAGAACTGGGAGGAAGGTGGATACTTCAATACCGATAAACCACATCCCAGGGGTGAGATTCTTATTGGTGGCCAAAATGTGACAATGGGGTACTACAAAAACgaagcaaaaacaaaagctgATTTTTTTGAAGATGAAAATGGACAGAGGTGGCTCTGTACTGGAGACATTGGAGAGTTTGACCCTGATGGTTGTTTGAAGATCATTGATCGTAAGAAGGACCTTGTAAAACTACAGGCAGGAGAATATGTTTCTCTTGGGAAGGTGGAGGCTGCTTTGAAGAATCTCCCACTAATAGACAACATTTGTGCATATGCAAACAGTTATCATTCCTACGTCATTGGATTTGTTGTGCCAAATCAAAAGGAACTAACAGAATTAGCACGAAAGAAAGGACTTAATGGGACTTGGGAGGAGCTGTGTAACAGTAGTGAAATGGAAAACGAGGTACTTAAAGTGCTTTCTGAAGCTGCTATTTCAGCAAGTCTGGAAAAGTTTGAAATTCCAGTAAAAATTCGTTTGAGCCCTGAACCGTGGACCCCTGAAACTGGTCTGGTGACAGATGCCTTCAAGCTGAAACGCAAAGAGCTTAAAACACATTACCAGGCGGACATTGAGAGAATGTATGGAAGAAAATAG